The proteins below come from a single Paludibacter jiangxiensis genomic window:
- a CDS encoding beta-galactosidase, with product MKSAKFLLLIAVVFSFSCVLNAQGLYVGTNYHPHDDKNIEKIKSDIQLMKAAGFTVVRMGHLAWDSYEPSEGQFDFGWFDKMMDRMNEAGIKVILDIAVHPAPIWLHKKFPSIDVVSATGNQLYPNHRYMDDAGDPNFQKYALRYTDMLTKRYAKHPALLAFGVDNESGDGPISYSETVRLRFAEWLHKKYGTIEALNKAWATQRWSRRLNQFEEVGLPTEGQKNGAPEKILDFRTFVSAEVNNFLLTVLDKVNTNAPGVLTNTNAWYYSPLKYIDWSEIAYSGKMTREGCGFYPGNSLTTNWGVMNAAFGMSRIQFESTNPFWCSEFTTHNAVPNSIRKSAYASLMYGNQMVCGWTWQSMWGGEEQYLEGMLDWDGMPNRKYEEYKKIATEFNKIGKYFPYKPQPEVGLAFSFSSQIASSAFPEQQENQLQACWNLFYWRNMDANVVEISKSALTYKLLFVPGITVMDDLTANKIREFVKNGGTVVMTSNSAFVDETGKVFSETRPGRLSDVFGIRIANFEETEAYNEISRKSYKGKKLELTYKGKAVDTESTRFDVIEPKGAEVIGSITSLDKDYPIITSNKYGKGRAIYVGLPADASVLNPLLDELIVQLNIKKGPEVPSGVMARQIDKTHFLYLNVSGEAKEIPLKGKSRSILFDKDYNGSFTVAPYEPEFIETK from the coding sequence ATGAAAAGTGCCAAATTTCTACTGCTTATTGCGGTCGTATTTTCGTTTAGTTGTGTATTGAACGCGCAAGGACTTTATGTCGGTACCAATTATCATCCTCACGATGATAAGAATATCGAAAAAATCAAGAGTGATATTCAATTGATGAAAGCCGCAGGGTTTACGGTGGTGCGCATGGGTCATTTGGCTTGGGATAGCTATGAACCTTCAGAGGGACAGTTTGACTTTGGATGGTTCGATAAGATGATGGATAGGATGAACGAAGCCGGAATTAAAGTGATTCTGGATATTGCCGTGCATCCTGCCCCTATATGGTTGCACAAGAAATTCCCTTCCATTGACGTTGTCAGTGCGACAGGCAACCAGTTGTACCCCAATCACCGCTATATGGACGATGCGGGAGATCCCAATTTCCAGAAGTATGCGCTTCGATATACTGACATGCTGACAAAAAGATATGCCAAACATCCCGCTCTACTGGCTTTTGGTGTTGATAATGAGTCGGGAGATGGCCCCATTTCGTATTCGGAAACGGTGCGGCTGCGATTTGCAGAGTGGTTGCACAAGAAGTACGGCACGATTGAAGCTCTCAATAAAGCATGGGCAACCCAACGCTGGTCGCGCCGGTTAAATCAGTTCGAAGAAGTTGGCTTGCCAACCGAAGGTCAAAAAAACGGTGCTCCCGAAAAAATCCTCGATTTCCGTACTTTCGTTTCCGCTGAAGTGAACAATTTTTTGTTGACAGTGTTGGATAAAGTCAATACCAATGCACCAGGTGTCCTCACAAATACAAATGCCTGGTACTATAGTCCGTTGAAATATATCGACTGGTCTGAAATTGCATATTCGGGCAAAATGACGCGTGAAGGCTGTGGTTTTTATCCCGGAAATTCCCTGACCACAAACTGGGGAGTAATGAATGCAGCATTCGGAATGTCAAGAATTCAGTTCGAGAGTACTAATCCATTCTGGTGTAGTGAATTTACAACGCACAATGCGGTACCGAATTCCATCCGTAAATCGGCGTATGCCTCTTTAATGTACGGTAATCAAATGGTCTGTGGCTGGACATGGCAAAGCATGTGGGGTGGAGAAGAACAATATCTGGAAGGAATGCTGGATTGGGATGGAATGCCCAATCGTAAGTACGAAGAATATAAGAAAATAGCCACCGAATTTAATAAGATCGGAAAATATTTCCCGTACAAACCACAACCGGAAGTTGGGTTGGCATTTTCGTTTTCGAGCCAGATAGCAAGTAGCGCTTTCCCCGAACAACAGGAAAACCAGCTACAAGCTTGTTGGAATCTATTTTACTGGCGCAATATGGATGCAAATGTTGTGGAAATCAGTAAAAGTGCATTGACCTATAAATTGCTTTTTGTTCCGGGCATTACGGTTATGGATGACCTTACAGCCAATAAAATTCGTGAATTTGTGAAGAATGGGGGTACCGTTGTCATGACAAGCAACTCAGCCTTTGTCGACGAAACCGGAAAAGTATTCTCAGAAACGCGTCCCGGCCGTTTGAGTGATGTGTTCGGAATCCGGATTGCAAATTTTGAAGAAACGGAAGCATATAACGAAATATCCCGCAAATCATACAAAGGGAAAAAACTTGAACTTACCTACAAAGGAAAAGCGGTCGATACCGAATCAACACGATTTGACGTTATCGAACCGAAAGGTGCCGAGGTAATCGGAAGTATTACCAGTCTTGATAAGGATTATCCCATCATCACCTCGAACAAGTACGGCAAAGGGCGCGCAATCTATGTCGGTTTGCCGGCAGATGCCAGCGTACTCAATCCTTTGCTTGATGAACTGATTGTTCAGTTGAACATAAAGAAGGGACCCGAAGTACCATCGGGTGTCATGGCGCGTCAGATTGATAAAACGCACTTTTTGTACCTGAATGTAAGTGGAGAAGCCAAAGAAATTCCGTTGAAAGGGAAATCCAGAAGTATCCTGTTTGATAAGGATTATAACGGCAGCTTTACAGTTGCACCTTACGAACCGGAATTTATCGAAACCAAATAG
- a CDS encoding flavodoxin has protein sequence MEEKTLIAYYSRRGQNYVNGKITNLPVGNTEVVAKQIQAIIGGDLFYINTIKPYPVDYMETTDVAKVELRQNERPELTETVKNMDDYDTIYLGYPNWWGAFPMAVCTFLESYNFTGKTIIPFCTHEGSGMCGERDIKRLCPNAIVLPGIAIRGGVVADSDNIVQSWLKSQK, from the coding sequence ATGGAAGAGAAAACTTTAATAGCATATTATTCCCGTCGGGGTCAAAACTATGTAAACGGAAAAATTACAAACCTGCCAGTCGGCAATACCGAAGTTGTCGCAAAGCAAATACAAGCCATCATCGGAGGCGATTTGTTTTATATCAACACAATTAAGCCTTATCCGGTTGATTATATGGAAACAACGGATGTGGCAAAAGTGGAATTGCGGCAAAATGAACGTCCTGAATTAACTGAAACGGTTAAGAATATGGACGATTACGATACTATTTATCTTGGTTATCCCAACTGGTGGGGAGCTTTCCCGATGGCAGTCTGTACTTTTTTAGAATCGTACAACTTTACAGGGAAAACCATTATTCCTTTCTGCACACATGAAGGTAGCGGAATGTGTGGCGAACGGGATATTAAAAGACTTTGCCCTAATGCAATTGTGCTTCCGGGTATTGCTATTCGAGGCGGAGTAGTGGCCGATTCGGATAATATCGTGCAATCTTGGCTGAAAAGTCAAAAATAA
- a CDS encoding flavodoxin has product MRTRLILFGILVAIVSMISVHGQTPVSKKKILIAYFSHSGNTRVVAQQIQKATGADIFEIKPVKDYPTDYRTVVDQAKKEIKAGYRPPLKNKVANISNYDIILIGSPNWWSTIAPPVATFLSSYNFDGKTIVPFITHGGSELGRATDDIKKLCPKSTHLEGLAIWGRSVNSDNAKVLIWLRKMKFIN; this is encoded by the coding sequence ATGAGAACAAGATTAATTCTATTCGGCATTTTAGTTGCCATTGTTTCAATGATTAGTGTCCATGGACAGACTCCTGTAAGTAAGAAAAAGATTCTGATAGCCTATTTTTCGCATAGCGGAAATACCCGTGTAGTTGCTCAGCAAATACAAAAAGCTACAGGAGCCGACATCTTTGAGATAAAGCCGGTAAAAGACTATCCTACGGATTATAGAACAGTGGTTGATCAAGCCAAGAAGGAGATAAAAGCAGGATACAGACCACCGTTAAAAAATAAGGTTGCAAACATATCGAATTACGATATTATTCTCATTGGGTCGCCCAATTGGTGGTCAACTATTGCCCCGCCTGTGGCAACTTTCCTTTCGTCGTATAATTTCGATGGCAAAACAATTGTACCTTTTATAACTCACGGAGGCAGCGAGTTGGGTCGTGCCACCGATGATATTAAAAAACTTTGTCCCAAATCAACTCATTTGGAAGGGTTAGCCATCTGGGGCAGGAGTGTGAATAGTGATAATGCTAAAGTGCTAATTTGGCTCAGGAAAATGAAATTCATTAATTAA
- a CDS encoding carboxymuconolactone decarboxylase family protein, whose protein sequence is MKETFGEQIDEMRKNAPDDQKHIQDYLASNCFGDYYTRNGLDMKTRELLTYSMLISMGGTDSQVRGHIQGNLNVGNNRETLIGITTQLLPYIGYPRTLNALACLNEVLPEK, encoded by the coding sequence ATGAAAGAAACCTTTGGCGAGCAAATTGATGAAATGCGTAAAAATGCCCCAGACGACCAAAAACACATTCAGGACTATCTGGCTTCAAACTGCTTTGGCGATTACTACACCCGCAATGGCTTAGATATGAAAACAAGGGAGTTGCTGACTTATTCTATGCTCATCAGTATGGGTGGTACTGACTCTCAAGTGAGGGGGCATATACAAGGGAACCTGAATGTGGGTAACAATAGAGAAACATTGATTGGTATTACTACCCAGCTTTTGCCTTACATCGGCTACCCACGCACCCTGAATGCATTAGCTTGCTTAAATGAAGTTTTACCTGAAAAATAA
- a CDS encoding carboxymuconolactone decarboxylase family protein: MKVNVSAEAIKNHEELWPNYQSRAAQTDPELIEIFDNWAFDEVVSHGNIDTKTRTMMIMGSCIAQGALTEYKMFVNAALNIGVSPVQVKEVLYQSVAYAGVAKVIDCLYATNEIFKERSIELPLERQSTTTPENRQAKGLG; encoded by the coding sequence ATGAAAGTAAATGTGTCTGCTGAGGCCATTAAAAATCACGAAGAACTTTGGCCAAACTACCAATCGAGGGCAGCCCAAACCGATCCTGAGCTGATTGAAATTTTCGATAATTGGGCGTTTGATGAAGTTGTAAGCCACGGAAATATCGACACCAAAACCCGCACCATGATGATAATGGGTTCGTGTATTGCTCAGGGCGCTTTAACCGAATATAAAATGTTTGTTAATGCAGCATTAAATATTGGTGTTAGTCCGGTTCAGGTGAAGGAAGTACTTTACCAATCGGTGGCCTATGCAGGCGTGGCAAAGGTTATCGACTGTCTGTATGCAACCAACGAGATCTTTAAAGAACGAAGCATCGAACTTCCTTTGGAAAGACAGTCCACCACAACGCCCGAAAATCGTCAAGCAAAAGGTTTGGGCTGA
- a CDS encoding aldo/keto reductase, whose product MKTRILGQGLEVSEIGLGCMGLSYGYGPAIDKQAAIALIRRAYELGITFFDTAEIYGPYLNEEVVGEAIAPFRDKVVVATKFGFNYVDGQPAGLNSKPAYIRQRVEGSLKRLKIETIDLLYQHRIDPEVPIEDVAGVVKDLISEGKVKYFGMSEAGASNIRKAHAIQPVSALQSEYSLWWREPETKTFATLEELGIGFVPFSPLGKGFLTGQIDVNTEFSKNDFRNGIPRFNEENRQANMALVDLVKQIAQQKNATPAQIALAWVNAQKPWIVPIPGTTKIHRLEENAGSVNVTLTPDDLGKIKNALSAIEIIGHRYPESSEKMVDKD is encoded by the coding sequence ATGAAAACAAGAATATTAGGACAAGGTCTTGAAGTATCCGAAATAGGCCTGGGTTGCATGGGACTTAGTTATGGCTATGGCCCTGCTATTGACAAACAAGCAGCCATTGCGCTAATCAGAAGAGCGTATGAGTTAGGAATTACTTTTTTTGATACAGCCGAAATTTATGGACCTTACTTAAATGAAGAAGTAGTTGGCGAGGCAATTGCTCCTTTCAGAGATAAAGTTGTGGTAGCTACCAAATTTGGTTTTAACTACGTTGATGGCCAACCGGCAGGATTAAACAGTAAACCCGCTTATATTCGACAACGAGTTGAAGGCTCATTGAAACGCCTAAAGATTGAAACCATCGATTTGCTCTATCAACACCGCATTGATCCCGAAGTGCCTATTGAAGATGTGGCAGGAGTGGTGAAAGATTTAATCAGTGAAGGGAAAGTGAAATATTTTGGGATGTCGGAAGCCGGAGCAAGTAATATTCGCAAGGCTCATGCCATACAGCCAGTTTCGGCATTGCAAAGCGAATACTCCCTATGGTGGCGCGAACCTGAAACAAAAACTTTTGCAACCTTGGAAGAGCTTGGAATTGGTTTCGTGCCTTTTAGTCCACTTGGCAAAGGGTTTTTAACCGGACAAATTGATGTCAATACCGAGTTTTCTAAAAATGATTTCCGCAACGGCATCCCTCGATTTAATGAGGAAAACAGACAAGCCAATATGGCTTTGGTTGACTTGGTAAAACAAATTGCGCAACAAAAGAATGCAACACCCGCGCAAATAGCTTTAGCCTGGGTTAACGCCCAAAAGCCATGGATTGTTCCAATCCCCGGAACAACAAAGATTCACCGTTTAGAAGAAAACGCAGGTTCGGTCAATGTAACATTAACGCCTGACGATTTAGGTAAAATCAAAAATGCACTCTCTGCAATTGAAATTATAGGTCATCGTTATCCTGAAAGTAGCGAAAAAATGGTAGATAAGGATTAA
- a CDS encoding nuclear transport factor 2 family protein: protein MKKLLVILLLVIAFGFAAEAQKTKKMESNKQVIEMQDKLALKELVDVFSVLADQKEVEKQTFLFTEDATVESFMDGKSTGLLTGRKQIGDAFAGFLQLFDVVYHINGQQVLTLNGDHATGTSYCLVTLIGNENGKKMKNTMGVIYHDTYVKQNGKWLIAKRQSNFTWTEKTELK from the coding sequence ATGAAAAAACTTCTTGTTATTTTACTTTTAGTAATCGCATTTGGCTTTGCTGCCGAAGCTCAAAAAACGAAAAAAATGGAATCAAACAAACAAGTAATAGAAATGCAAGATAAACTTGCTCTTAAAGAATTGGTCGATGTATTTTCAGTACTTGCCGACCAAAAAGAGGTGGAGAAACAAACCTTTCTTTTTACCGAAGACGCAACCGTAGAAAGCTTTATGGATGGAAAATCGACGGGGCTTCTGACCGGCCGGAAGCAAATTGGTGATGCTTTTGCGGGCTTTTTACAGCTTTTTGATGTTGTGTATCATATCAATGGACAGCAAGTGCTAACCCTGAATGGAGACCATGCAACAGGCACTTCATACTGTTTAGTAACGCTTATAGGCAACGAAAACGGTAAGAAAATGAAAAATACGATGGGGGTTATTTACCACGACACGTATGTAAAACAAAATGGCAAATGGCTCATTGCCAAAAGACAATCGAACTTCACCTGGACAGAGAAAACGGAATTGAAATAA
- a CDS encoding aldo/keto reductase, with translation MQTVKLNNGIKMPVLGFGVYQIADQTECERSVSDALEIGYRSIDTAAAYQNEEAVGKAIQHSGISRQELFITTKLWVSDAGYDRTMKAFERSLNKLQLDYLDLYLIHQPYGDIYGSWRAMQELFKAGNVKTIGISNFPPDRVMDLILHNEVVPAINQIETHPFCQQVEVQNFLKENNVQIESWGPFAEGRNNLFANELLKSIGEKYGKSVAQVTLRWLTQRGVVVIPKSVRKERMEENFHIFDFSLTREDMEAIASLDTRRSLFFDHRDPSMVKMLGSYRLPE, from the coding sequence ATGCAGACTGTAAAATTAAATAACGGCATAAAAATGCCTGTTCTGGGATTTGGCGTCTATCAAATTGCAGATCAAACGGAATGTGAAAGATCAGTATCTGATGCGTTGGAAATTGGCTACCGCTCTATCGACACGGCAGCTGCCTATCAAAATGAAGAGGCTGTCGGAAAGGCAATTCAACATAGTGGTATTTCCCGTCAAGAACTATTTATAACCACAAAGCTCTGGGTGTCTGATGCAGGGTATGATCGGACAATGAAAGCCTTTGAACGATCTCTGAATAAATTACAATTAGACTACCTCGATTTGTACCTGATTCACCAACCTTATGGCGATATTTATGGTTCGTGGCGTGCAATGCAGGAGTTATTCAAAGCCGGTAATGTAAAAACCATTGGTATTAGTAATTTTCCACCTGACCGCGTGATGGATTTGATACTTCACAATGAGGTGGTACCGGCAATCAATCAGATAGAGACTCATCCGTTTTGCCAACAGGTAGAAGTACAAAACTTTCTGAAGGAGAATAATGTACAAATCGAGTCATGGGGACCTTTTGCCGAAGGTCGCAACAACCTTTTTGCAAACGAGTTATTAAAATCAATCGGTGAAAAATACGGCAAATCAGTTGCTCAGGTTACACTGCGGTGGCTGACTCAACGGGGTGTAGTGGTAATCCCGAAATCTGTACGCAAGGAGCGAATGGAGGAGAATTTCCATATTTTCGATTTCAGTTTGACCCGTGAAGATATGGAAGCTATAGCTTCACTTGACACCAGGCGGAGTCTGTTTTTTGACCACCGAGATCCATCAATGGTCAAAATGCTGGGCAGCTACAGACTGCCAGAATAA
- a CDS encoding DapH/DapD/GlmU-related protein gives METNNLYQRLSSGEPLNMYDPDFAPAIADMVTSRRILQKINNEFHELDELPTLFAELLGEPFQEGTAIMSPFYIDFGSQLKLGKRVFINHNCTCMTAGTIIIEDGVMIGPQVTLLTANHDLNDHNVLVCKTIHIKNNAWIGARATILPGITIGENSVVAGGAVVTKDVEPNVVVGGNPARVLKRLN, from the coding sequence ATGGAAACAAACAATTTGTATCAGCGACTAAGCAGTGGTGAACCACTTAATATGTACGATCCTGATTTTGCACCTGCTATTGCAGATATGGTAACTTCCAGAAGAATATTGCAGAAGATAAACAATGAATTCCATGAGCTGGATGAGTTACCAACTCTTTTTGCTGAACTTTTAGGCGAACCCTTTCAGGAAGGAACCGCAATAATGTCTCCTTTTTATATTGATTTTGGATCGCAATTGAAACTTGGTAAACGAGTGTTTATCAATCATAACTGTACTTGTATGACAGCAGGAACTATCATAATTGAGGACGGTGTTATGATTGGCCCACAAGTAACCTTACTTACAGCTAACCATGATTTAAACGATCATAATGTTTTGGTTTGCAAGACAATTCATATTAAAAACAATGCGTGGATTGGGGCTAGAGCTACCATTTTACCCGGTATTACGATTGGTGAAAATTCTGTTGTTGCAGGTGGAGCTGTAGTGACCAAGGATGTAGAACCCAATGTGGTGGTTGGCGGTAATCCGGCCAGAGTGCTCAAACGATTGAACTAA
- a CDS encoding helix-turn-helix domain-containing protein has translation MEDIYRLETVTDYNNLLGVETKYPLVSVIDLSTTQSSNKSYTHLNFGIYAIYFKEAICGQMIYGRNSYDYQEGTLLFISPGQVVKIIKNEQVTVRKGWVLIFHPDLIHGTNLGKHINDYNFFSYEVNEALHISENERKIFFECLSKISYEIDQRIDKYSRKLIVSNIQLLLDYCVRFYDRQFITRESINKGIIEKFEKLMLDYFRSTNPQQDGLPSVGYFADKLNLSSNYFGELVKKETGKTAQEYIHLKIIDRAKNRILEDSKSISEIAYELGFKYPQHFTRMFKKSTGYSPNEYRLLN, from the coding sequence ATGGAAGATATTTACAGACTGGAAACAGTTACCGATTACAACAATTTGTTGGGAGTTGAAACTAAATACCCTTTGGTGAGTGTAATCGATTTATCTACAACTCAAAGCTCCAACAAGAGTTATACTCATTTGAATTTTGGCATATATGCTATTTATTTTAAAGAAGCAATATGCGGGCAAATGATATATGGAAGGAATTCATATGATTATCAAGAAGGAACATTGTTATTCATATCTCCGGGTCAAGTTGTGAAAATCATAAAAAACGAACAAGTTACCGTAAGAAAAGGATGGGTTTTAATTTTTCATCCGGATTTGATTCATGGCACCAATTTGGGTAAGCATATTAATGACTATAACTTTTTTTCTTATGAAGTGAATGAAGCTCTACATATTTCAGAAAACGAAAGAAAAATTTTCTTTGAATGTTTATCGAAAATTTCATACGAAATTGACCAACGGATTGATAAGTATAGCAGGAAATTAATCGTCAGCAACATTCAACTTTTATTAGATTATTGTGTTCGGTTTTATGACCGGCAATTTATAACCAGAGAAAGCATTAACAAGGGAATTATCGAAAAATTTGAGAAACTGATGCTTGATTATTTCCGATCAACAAATCCCCAGCAAGATGGGTTGCCATCGGTTGGATACTTTGCGGATAAATTGAATCTATCGTCAAACTATTTTGGGGAATTAGTCAAAAAAGAGACAGGCAAAACTGCACAAGAATATATACACCTAAAAATAATTGACCGGGCTAAAAACAGGATTCTGGAAGACTCAAAATCAATCAGTGAAATAGCTTACGAATTAGGATTTAAATATCCGCAGCATTTTACCCGGATGTTTAAGAAGAGTACGGGTTATAGTCCGAACGAGTATAGGTTGCTTAACTAA
- the hisC gene encoding histidinol-phosphate transaminase: MSEITPLVRQNILSLKPYSCARDEFKGEAEAYLDANENPLNYPYNRYPDPLQWTVKERIAAIKGIHPGQVFLGNGSDEAIDLVFRVFCEPRQDNVVAIDPTYGMYQVSADINDVEYRKVRLNADYSLDAQRVLDAADENTKAIFLCSPNNPTANLLNRKEMLKIVHGFKGITVIDEAYIDFSSEPSWLNELQKYPRLIVLQTFSKAWGLAGVRLGMAFASEEIIDLYNKVKYPYNINVLTQRLVLDELEQVDRKAEWVSLLLKERKRLIDSLSKMEMVQEVFPTDANFVLVRVADANAVYRYLVTKSIIVRNRNTVTLCEGCLRITVGVETENDLLLKALEEYNA, from the coding sequence GTGTCAGAAATTACTCCATTAGTCCGTCAGAACATTTTGTCGCTCAAGCCTTATTCCTGTGCCCGCGACGAATTCAAAGGAGAAGCCGAAGCTTATCTCGATGCAAACGAAAATCCATTGAATTATCCGTATAATCGTTATCCGGATCCATTGCAATGGACAGTAAAAGAACGTATTGCTGCGATAAAAGGCATCCATCCGGGACAGGTGTTTTTGGGTAATGGTAGCGATGAGGCGATCGACCTCGTGTTTCGTGTGTTTTGCGAACCGCGTCAGGATAACGTGGTAGCTATCGATCCTACTTACGGTATGTATCAGGTAAGTGCCGATATTAATGATGTGGAATACCGCAAAGTGCGCCTCAATGCCGATTATTCGCTCGATGCTCAGCGGGTACTCGATGCTGCGGATGAAAATACCAAAGCGATTTTTCTTTGCTCTCCGAATAATCCTACAGCCAACCTGCTTAACCGTAAGGAGATGCTCAAGATTGTACATGGTTTCAAGGGCATTACGGTAATTGACGAAGCTTATATTGATTTTTCTTCTGAACCGAGCTGGCTGAACGAATTGCAGAAATACCCCCGACTCATTGTATTACAGACATTCTCTAAAGCCTGGGGATTGGCCGGTGTTCGCTTGGGAATGGCCTTTGCATCCGAAGAGATCATTGATCTCTATAACAAAGTAAAATATCCCTATAACATCAACGTGTTAACGCAGCGCCTGGTGCTGGATGAACTGGAGCAGGTCGACCGCAAGGCCGAATGGGTGTCATTACTGCTGAAAGAACGGAAACGTTTGATTGATAGTCTGAGCAAAATGGAGATGGTGCAGGAAGTCTTTCCGACGGATGCCAACTTTGTGCTGGTAAGAGTAGCAGATGCCAATGCCGTGTATCGTTATCTGGTTACAAAAAGCATTATTGTTCGTAACCGTAATACCGTTACTTTGTGCGAGGGATGCCTTCGTATTACAGTGGGCGTGGAGACAGAAAATGATTTACTGCTCAAAGCGCTTGAAGAATATAACGCCTGA
- a CDS encoding helix-turn-helix domain-containing protein, producing the protein MKIYIKNMVCLRCKLVVEMELKQLGLHPVSVELGEANIQEELSSVQLARFNDQLRLCGLELMDDHKSILVEKIKTLIIDLVQEHNVELSTNLSDYLSDRLNHDYTYLANLFSEVKGTSIEKFFLAHKIERVKELLVYEDLTLSEIADMLHYSSVAHLSGQFHKLTGLTPSHFRQLKDKRLKMLDQV; encoded by the coding sequence ATGAAAATCTACATCAAAAATATGGTCTGCCTCCGCTGTAAACTGGTGGTGGAAATGGAGCTGAAACAACTCGGCCTGCATCCTGTTTCAGTGGAGTTAGGTGAAGCCAACATTCAAGAAGAGCTATCGTCGGTTCAACTGGCTCGCTTCAACGACCAACTCCGCCTATGCGGTCTGGAACTGATGGACGACCACAAAAGTATTCTGGTGGAGAAAATCAAGACCCTGATTATTGATCTGGTACAGGAACATAACGTCGAACTCTCCACCAACCTTTCCGATTACCTGAGCGACCGGCTAAACCACGACTACACCTACCTTGCCAACCTTTTTTCAGAAGTAAAAGGCACTTCCATCGAGAAATTTTTTCTTGCCCACAAAATAGAACGTGTAAAAGAGCTATTGGTGTATGAAGATCTGACGCTTTCTGAAATTGCTGATATGCTCCACTATAGCAGCGTTGCCCACCTCTCCGGGCAGTTTCACAAATTGACGGGACTTACACCTTCTCATTTCCGCCAGCTGAAAGACAAACGGCTGAAGATGCTCGACCAGGTGTGA
- a CDS encoding NAD(P)H-dependent flavin oxidoreductase, whose amino-acid sequence MKPLKIGDIEARLPIIQGGMGVAISMSGLASAVANAGGIGVISAAAIGMTEPDYMRNYRAANKRALQREIRKARSLTNGLIGVNIMMALTDHEALIQVAVEEKVDLVIMGAGLPLRIPGMLAEAGFTDFHTKLAVKVSSGKAAKLIFQYWANKYNRIPDAVVVEGPLAGGHLGFKADQVVGDVVPLRQLIEDTVAEVKAFEEKFGKEVPVIAAGGVYTGKDMYEIMQVGAKGVKFGTRFVTTHECDAALAFKETYLACKEEDITIIKSPVGLPGRVIRNEFVGEILKGNTKPFKCVWNCLSSCNYKEAPYCIALALYNASQGRMHEGFAFSGSNGYRATKISHVQEVVDEIVGEYNAEIMKRSVSTKELAAEAVA is encoded by the coding sequence ATGAAACCATTGAAAATAGGGGATATTGAGGCACGTTTGCCGATTATACAAGGTGGAATGGGAGTAGCCATTTCAATGTCAGGATTAGCGTCGGCTGTTGCCAATGCGGGTGGAATCGGAGTAATCTCGGCTGCGGCCATCGGAATGACCGAACCAGACTACATGCGTAACTACCGTGCTGCAAACAAAAGAGCGTTACAAAGAGAAATCAGAAAGGCCAGAAGTCTTACCAATGGCTTAATCGGAGTCAATATAATGATGGCGCTTACCGATCACGAAGCGTTGATTCAGGTTGCTGTTGAAGAAAAAGTGGATCTTGTAATTATGGGTGCCGGATTGCCTTTGCGTATTCCCGGAATGTTGGCAGAAGCCGGCTTTACCGATTTTCACACCAAGCTTGCAGTAAAAGTGTCATCTGGCAAGGCTGCCAAACTCATTTTCCAATATTGGGCGAATAAATATAACCGCATACCGGATGCAGTAGTGGTTGAAGGACCACTTGCCGGAGGTCATCTCGGATTCAAAGCCGACCAAGTGGTAGGCGATGTGGTTCCTTTGCGTCAGTTGATTGAAGACACCGTTGCAGAAGTGAAAGCTTTTGAGGAAAAATTCGGCAAAGAAGTTCCTGTGATTGCGGCCGGAGGTGTTTATACCGGCAAAGACATGTATGAAATAATGCAGGTGGGAGCCAAGGGTGTTAAATTCGGAACACGTTTTGTTACTACACACGAATGTGATGCGGCGCTGGCATTCAAAGAAACTTATCTTGCCTGTAAAGAAGAAGATATAACCATTATCAAAAGTCCTGTGGGATTGCCGGGAAGGGTTATTCGTAACGAATTTGTAGGCGAAATTCTGAAAGGAAATACCAAACCGTTCAAATGCGTATGGAACTGCCTTAGCTCGTGCAACTACAAAGAAGCTCCATATTGCATAGCACTTGCCTTGTACAATGCGTCGCAGGGCAGAATGCACGAGGGTTTTGCTTTCTCGGGATCCAACGGTTACCGCGCTACAAAGATTTCGCATGTACAGGAAGTTGTTGACGAAATTGTAGGCGAATATAATGCTGAAATTATGAAAAGAAGTGTATCGACTAAAGAGTTGGCTGCAGAAGCAGTAGCTTAA